The following are encoded in a window of Solibacillus sp. FSL R7-0668 genomic DNA:
- a CDS encoding ABC transporter substrate-binding protein: protein MKFTKKRIVATIALLALMVLTACNNEKEIKESSAEEPVQQEAVTIENEGVTTVYEQAPTKAISLNQHVTEIMLALGLEDSMVGTAFLDNEIYAPLQEAYEQVPVLAEGYPSKEQVISAEADFLYGGWASAFNEKNIATRDELETLGINSYLQSSSVKVAPTLEDVQQDITNIAKIFRVEERGQQLINEMNQEIEAIQVKIPEAEKPLEVLVFDSGETDIFTATQNFMNTLVTMAGAHNIFGDIEDNWATVSKEDTVDRAPDAIVIIDYGSTTAEEKIAFLKDDPALSQLPAVKNEHFVILPLSAASEGVRVAEALEILVKGLYPEAY from the coding sequence ATGAAATTTACAAAAAAGAGAATTGTAGCAACAATAGCGTTATTGGCATTGATGGTATTAACCGCATGTAATAATGAAAAAGAAATTAAGGAATCGAGTGCAGAAGAACCAGTACAACAAGAGGCGGTCACAATTGAAAACGAAGGTGTGACAACGGTTTATGAGCAAGCACCAACAAAAGCGATTTCACTAAATCAACATGTAACGGAAATTATGTTAGCGCTTGGCTTAGAAGATTCGATGGTAGGAACAGCTTTCTTAGATAATGAAATTTATGCACCTTTGCAAGAAGCGTATGAACAAGTTCCTGTTTTAGCAGAAGGCTATCCTTCTAAAGAACAAGTGATTTCAGCAGAAGCTGATTTTTTATATGGTGGATGGGCAAGTGCATTTAATGAAAAAAATATTGCAACTCGTGATGAGCTTGAAACATTAGGCATTAACAGCTATCTACAATCTTCTTCTGTTAAAGTAGCGCCAACATTAGAGGATGTGCAACAGGATATTACAAATATCGCTAAAATTTTCCGAGTAGAAGAGCGCGGCCAACAATTAATTAATGAAATGAATCAAGAGATTGAAGCGATTCAAGTAAAAATCCCAGAAGCAGAAAAGCCATTAGAAGTATTAGTTTTTGATAGTGGCGAAACGGATATTTTTACTGCAACACAAAATTTCATGAATACACTCGTAACAATGGCAGGAGCTCATAATATTTTTGGTGACATTGAAGACAATTGGGCAACAGTTTCAAAAGAAGATACTGTGGACCGCGCACCAGATGCAATTGTAATTATTGATTATGGTTCAACAACAGCTGAAGAAAAAATTGCTTTTTTGAAAGATGATCCTGCACTGAGTCAATTACCAGCCGTTAAAAATGAACATTTTGTTATTTTACCTTTATCTGCAGCATCAGAAGGAGTTCGTGTAGCAGAGGCATTAGAAATTTTAGTAAAAGGCTTATATCCAGAGGCGTACTAA
- a CDS encoding ABC transporter ATP-binding protein: MTNIIEVKQLTKNYGEINAVKGINFQVAAGSLFAFLGTNGAGKSTTIEMLCTLLEKSSGDVQINGHELGTMKGNEAIRQSIGIVFQQSILDEKLTVKENILHRGRFYKLPKTLLQENYTFVQQYLQLEDIEAKKYGQLSGGQRRRADIARAIIHKPTLLFLDEPTTGLDPHTRKFVWETIERLRKEIGMTIFLTTHYMEEATNADQIVVIKQGEIIAQGTPNTLKEQYASDQLIIALKEDVDIASIQSKIIYPIFAAGDVFKINLPSTLHAIPILELIQPFISSFEVVKGSLDQVFIQINEEK, encoded by the coding sequence ATGACGAATATTATTGAAGTAAAGCAATTAACAAAGAATTATGGCGAGATTAATGCGGTAAAAGGCATCAACTTTCAAGTCGCTGCAGGCTCCCTCTTTGCGTTTCTCGGAACAAATGGTGCCGGAAAATCGACGACAATTGAAATGCTCTGTACATTACTTGAAAAATCAAGTGGTGACGTACAAATTAACGGGCATGAACTTGGGACGATGAAGGGAAATGAAGCCATCCGCCAATCGATTGGCATCGTATTTCAGCAAAGTATTTTAGATGAAAAGCTAACGGTGAAGGAAAATATTTTGCATCGCGGTCGTTTTTATAAGCTTCCTAAAACATTATTGCAAGAAAATTATACATTTGTTCAGCAATACCTGCAGCTTGAAGATATTGAGGCAAAAAAATATGGGCAATTATCCGGTGGGCAACGTCGACGTGCAGATATTGCTAGGGCAATCATTCACAAACCAACGCTCTTATTTTTGGATGAGCCGACAACTGGCTTGGACCCGCATACACGTAAATTTGTATGGGAGACGATAGAACGTTTACGTAAAGAAATCGGCATGACCATCTTTTTAACGACGCATTATATGGAAGAAGCGACGAATGCAGACCAAATCGTCGTCATTAAACAAGGCGAAATTATCGCACAAGGTACGCCCAATACATTAAAAGAACAGTATGCAAGTGACCAACTCATTATTGCATTAAAGGAAGATGTTGATATAGCTAGTATTCAATCGAAAATTATTTATCCCATTTTCGCAGCTGGTGATGTCTTTAAAATCAACCTCCCTTCCACACTACATGCCATTCCGATACTAGAGCTAATCCAACCGTTCATTTCTTCCTTTGAAGTGGTGAAAGGCTCACTCGATCAAGTGTTTATCCAAATCAATGAAGAAAAGTAG
- a CDS encoding energy-coupling factor ABC transporter permease: MKQYLPKLAYFGVVLLFMPKQAHAMHIMEGFLPIGWAIFWFALCLPFLVKGLNVIRSIVKENPESKLLLALSGAFTFVLSALKIPSVTGSCSHPTGVGLGSILFGPFVMSVLGSIVLLFQSILLAHGGLTTLGANIFSMSIVGPFIAVGVFKLATKWGLSFSVAVFFAAMLGDLGTYVMTSVQLALAFPAEVGGILGSFQKFASIFALTQIPLAISEGLLTVMIMNFLQKYNMKELVQLRILKARES; the protein is encoded by the coding sequence ATGAAGCAATACTTACCAAAACTTGCTTACTTTGGCGTCGTTTTATTATTTATGCCAAAGCAAGCACATGCCATGCACATTATGGAAGGATTTTTACCAATTGGCTGGGCCATTTTCTGGTTTGCCCTATGCCTACCATTCCTTGTAAAAGGTCTAAACGTAATCCGTTCCATCGTGAAAGAAAATCCAGAAAGTAAATTATTACTTGCCTTATCAGGTGCCTTTACATTCGTCTTATCGGCGTTAAAAATCCCATCTGTAACGGGAAGCTGCTCTCACCCTACTGGTGTTGGGTTAGGCTCGATTTTATTTGGGCCATTTGTGATGAGTGTTTTAGGATCGATCGTTTTATTATTCCAATCTATTTTACTGGCACATGGTGGATTAACGACTTTAGGCGCCAATATTTTCTCCATGTCGATCGTTGGTCCATTTATTGCTGTAGGGGTCTTTAAGCTCGCAACAAAATGGGGATTATCCTTTAGCGTTGCTGTATTTTTCGCAGCCATGCTAGGTGATTTAGGCACCTATGTCATGACTTCTGTCCAATTAGCATTAGCGTTCCCAGCTGAAGTTGGTGGCATTTTAGGCTCATTCCAAAAATTCGCAAGCATCTTTGCGCTTACGCAAATTCCTTTAGCCATTAGTGAAGGATTATTAACTGTCATGATTATGAACTTCTTACAAAAATATAATATGAAGGAATTAGTTCAGCTTCGTATTTTAAAGGCAAGGGAGAGCTAA
- a CDS encoding precorrin-2 dehydrogenase/sirohydrochlorin ferrochelatase family protein — MSYFPVMLNVDYKKIVVVGGGHVATQKIESLLATKAVITVISPMLTATLQQFVQQGVINWRDKYFEPADLDDAMIIFATTNDEAVNDQIEQATQHWQLFTRADVNGRMDFISPAVVRRGDFVLTVSTSGASPAFTRQVKQQLSEQFDSSYENYVAFLKRGRQTILARFEGEDKRRALAALLEPQVLQWVQQEQLERCEEFLQQLVEGESM, encoded by the coding sequence ATGAGTTATTTCCCTGTTATGCTCAATGTCGATTATAAAAAAATCGTCGTTGTTGGTGGGGGGCATGTGGCGACACAAAAAATAGAGAGCTTACTGGCGACAAAAGCGGTCATTACCGTAATTAGCCCAATGCTAACAGCGACTTTGCAACAATTTGTTCAACAAGGTGTCATAAATTGGCGTGATAAATATTTCGAGCCAGCTGACTTAGATGATGCGATGATCATTTTTGCTACAACAAATGATGAGGCAGTCAATGATCAAATCGAACAGGCCACCCAGCATTGGCAATTGTTCACGCGCGCGGATGTCAATGGACGAATGGATTTTATAAGCCCGGCTGTTGTCCGCCGTGGTGATTTTGTACTTACCGTATCCACTTCTGGAGCAAGCCCAGCCTTTACCCGACAAGTAAAACAGCAATTAAGTGAGCAATTTGATTCAAGCTATGAAAATTATGTTGCTTTTTTAAAGCGTGGAAGACAAACCATCTTAGCTCGATTCGAAGGGGAAGACAAGCGTCGTGCATTAGCAGCCCTTTTGGAGCCACAAGTATTACAGTGGGTGCAGCAAGAGCAGTTGGAACGCTGTGAGGAATTTTTACAACAATTAGTAGAGGGTGAATCAATGTGA
- the cobA gene encoding uroporphyrinogen-III C-methyltransferase, translated as MNGFVYIVGAGPGDPKLLTIRALECIQLADVILYDRLVNPVILQHAKKDAELIYCGKEPGKHALIQQEINEALVSHAKGNKQVVRLKGGDPFVFGRGAEEALYLKERDVLFEIVPGISAGIAAPAYSGIPVTHRDYSNSFAIVTGHGREEKGQDYLHWNALAQIDTIAFYMGVGNIELITEKLIAHGKSAQTPVAVIEWGTTDHQRTVTGQLATIREQIAATQITNPAMILVGEVVQLHDQIAWFQENKTFS; from the coding sequence GTGAACGGCTTTGTATATATCGTTGGTGCGGGTCCAGGAGATCCGAAATTACTAACCATTCGTGCGCTCGAATGCATTCAGTTGGCGGATGTGATTTTATATGATCGTCTCGTCAATCCGGTCATTTTACAGCATGCCAAAAAAGATGCCGAGTTAATTTATTGTGGCAAAGAACCTGGAAAGCACGCGCTTATTCAGCAAGAAATTAACGAAGCGCTTGTAAGTCATGCGAAAGGAAATAAGCAAGTCGTCCGTTTAAAGGGGGGCGATCCGTTTGTTTTTGGTCGTGGCGCTGAGGAAGCACTGTATTTAAAGGAGCGTGATGTGTTATTTGAAATCGTCCCGGGGATTTCGGCGGGTATTGCAGCACCTGCCTATTCTGGTATTCCAGTGACGCATCGTGATTATTCAAACAGCTTTGCCATCGTGACGGGGCATGGACGTGAGGAAAAGGGCCAGGATTATTTACATTGGAATGCGTTAGCACAAATCGATACAATCGCCTTTTATATGGGGGTTGGGAATATTGAACTCATTACCGAAAAGCTCATCGCACATGGCAAATCAGCACAAACCCCGGTTGCCGTAATTGAATGGGGAACAACCGATCATCAGCGTACGGTCACAGGCCAGCTTGCTACAATACGCGAGCAAATAGCCGCGACGCAAATTACAAATCCCGCAATGATTTTAGTCGGCGAGGTTGTGCAATTACACGATCAAATTGCTTGGTTTCAAGAAAATAAAACGTTTTCCTAA
- the cobI gene encoding precorrin-2 C(20)-methyltransferase — MTLGTLYGVGVGPGDPELVTIKAFRKLKECPVIAYPKKMRGSKSYAQKIIDLYVDPQQKIMLGLVFPMTKDEDTLQQEWAKSVEQIYAYLQEGKDVAFVTEGDPMLFSTYIHLMKLMKAQHPDVPMQSVAGISSFNGTANRLHIPLADGDDHVAMIPATTNKEEMRKVLETHDGIVFIKIAKVLDQMLDLLEEMNLIKNTHVVTKVTSDEEVIWDVENLRGTDLNYLSCMIVRK, encoded by the coding sequence ATGACACTAGGAACTTTATACGGAGTAGGCGTTGGCCCGGGGGATCCCGAATTAGTAACAATTAAAGCTTTTCGAAAATTAAAGGAATGTCCTGTAATTGCATACCCGAAAAAAATGCGCGGTAGTAAATCTTATGCCCAAAAAATTATTGACCTCTATGTAGACCCACAGCAAAAAATCATGCTAGGGCTCGTATTTCCAATGACGAAGGATGAGGACACCTTACAGCAGGAATGGGCCAAATCGGTCGAACAAATTTATGCCTATTTACAGGAAGGTAAGGATGTAGCCTTTGTTACAGAGGGGGATCCAATGCTATTTAGTACATATATTCATTTGATGAAATTAATGAAAGCACAGCATCCAGATGTACCGATGCAATCCGTTGCAGGTATTTCTTCATTTAATGGAACAGCGAATCGCCTTCATATTCCGTTAGCAGATGGCGATGATCATGTGGCAATGATTCCCGCAACGACGAATAAAGAAGAGATGCGTAAAGTGCTTGAAACGCATGATGGCATCGTATTTATTAAAATCGCGAAGGTATTAGATCAAATGCTAGATTTGCTGGAAGAAATGAATTTAATAAAAAATACCCATGTTGTGACAAAGGTGACGTCCGATGAAGAAGTAATTTGGGATGTTGAAAACTTACGCGGCACGGATTTGAACTATTTATCTTGTATGATTGTTCGCAAATAA
- a CDS encoding FecCD family ABC transporter permease yields the protein MSKRKIYVYLLLFSIILAISMIGGILVGSVGITQSLIFDVLFYKLGFTNNVFASNAQQIIIWEIRTPRVILAAIVGAALAICGAAVQALVKNSIADPYILGVSSGASVGATAVILLGMFSFLGVYALSFAAFVGAIIAVSLVFLLARVNGRTSVIRLLLAGIAISMVFSAVTNFILMMSKEQGGIQAVMHWMLGSLAGAKWSNLVIPSIVLVVVFILLWSNYRQLNALLLGEETANTMGINVEYFRIFIIITVSLLTGVVVAVSGSIGFVGLVVPHIVRMAVGSNYKVVLPFSALLGAIFIVWADVGARVFIAPEEMPIGILTALCGGPFFIWMLRRQRYTFGEGD from the coding sequence ATGAGTAAAAGAAAAATTTATGTATATTTATTGCTTTTTAGTATAATCCTCGCAATTTCTATGATTGGAGGCATTTTAGTTGGTTCTGTAGGGATTACGCAGTCACTTATTTTTGATGTATTGTTTTATAAACTAGGATTCACTAATAATGTATTTGCATCAAATGCACAGCAAATTATTATTTGGGAAATTCGGACACCACGCGTTATTTTAGCAGCCATTGTCGGTGCGGCATTAGCTATTTGTGGAGCCGCTGTTCAAGCATTGGTAAAAAATTCAATTGCCGATCCTTACATTTTAGGGGTTTCATCGGGTGCCTCTGTTGGAGCGACTGCAGTGATTTTATTAGGCATGTTCAGCTTTTTAGGTGTCTATGCTTTATCTTTTGCAGCTTTTGTAGGTGCAATTATAGCGGTGTCGTTAGTGTTTTTATTAGCACGTGTGAATGGGCGAACATCTGTCATACGGCTTTTATTAGCAGGGATTGCGATTTCAATGGTTTTTAGTGCAGTAACTAATTTTATTTTAATGATGTCGAAGGAGCAAGGGGGCATTCAGGCAGTGATGCATTGGATGCTCGGCAGTTTAGCTGGTGCAAAATGGTCTAATTTAGTGATTCCAAGTATTGTTTTAGTCGTTGTTTTTATTTTGTTATGGAGTAATTATCGCCAATTAAACGCGTTATTACTAGGAGAAGAAACGGCTAATACTATGGGGATAAATGTCGAGTATTTTAGGATTTTTATTATTATTACGGTTTCGTTACTAACAGGCGTTGTAGTAGCAGTTAGTGGAAGCATCGGTTTCGTTGGGTTAGTTGTTCCCCATATTGTAAGGATGGCGGTTGGCTCGAACTATAAAGTTGTTTTACCGTTTAGTGCATTGTTAGGAGCCATATTTATTGTGTGGGCAGATGTAGGGGCTCGAGTATTTATTGCACCAGAAGAAATGCCTATTGGAATATTAACAGCGCTATGTGGCGGACCATTTTTCATTTGGATGTTACGACGACAAAGATATACGTTCGGAGAGGGTGATTAA
- a CDS encoding ABC transporter ATP-binding protein, which produces MLKLDNIEFSVQEKEILRHISLEIAAGQFVGIIGPNGSGKSTMLKIIYRHFKQTAGIITLHENEIWDISAKKFAQKMAVVSQESTLLFDFTVRDLVLMGRTPYKKWLSTDKAEDFSIVEECMQLADISHLENRTLQELSGGEKKRVMLARALAQQADILVLDEPTNHLDVEHQLQLMELVKNLPITIIAALHDLNLAAAYCDELLVMKNGILVAQGPPDKLLTVALLGDVFSVKAGISKNPYTEKLHIFFINHNNGVL; this is translated from the coding sequence CTGTTAAAACTAGATAACATTGAATTTTCCGTTCAAGAAAAGGAAATTCTACGTCACATTTCCCTTGAGATAGCAGCGGGTCAGTTTGTCGGAATAATTGGTCCAAATGGTAGTGGTAAATCGACAATGTTAAAAATAATTTATCGGCATTTTAAACAAACAGCGGGCATAATTACACTGCATGAAAATGAAATATGGGATATTTCAGCGAAGAAATTTGCACAAAAAATGGCGGTTGTTAGTCAAGAATCCACATTACTGTTTGATTTCACTGTAAGAGATTTAGTGTTGATGGGGCGCACACCTTATAAAAAATGGCTTTCAACCGATAAGGCAGAGGATTTTTCGATTGTCGAAGAATGCATGCAGCTTGCAGATATTAGCCACTTAGAGAATCGAACACTACAGGAATTATCGGGGGGCGAAAAGAAAAGAGTTATGTTGGCTCGTGCGCTTGCACAACAGGCAGATATTTTAGTTCTAGATGAGCCTACAAACCATTTAGATGTAGAGCATCAATTACAGCTAATGGAGCTCGTGAAAAATTTACCGATCACCATCATTGCTGCCTTACATGATTTAAATTTAGCAGCAGCATATTGTGATGAACTGCTTGTAATGAAAAATGGAATATTAGTGGCACAAGGCCCCCCAGATAAGTTATTAACTGTGGCATTATTAGGGGATGTGTTTTCTGTTAAAGCGGGTATTTCAAAAAATCCGTATACAGAAAAATTACATATATTTTTTATCAATCACAATAATGGAGTATTATAG
- a CDS encoding energy-coupling factor ABC transporter substrate-binding protein translates to MLKKNLILLLGVVVLAIIPLLFLQDAEFGGADGEAEAAITEIATNYEPWFSAIWEPPSGEIESLLFVLQGVIGALIIGYFIGYMRGKHAKDHAEH, encoded by the coding sequence ATGTTAAAGAAAAATTTAATTTTACTTTTAGGTGTCGTTGTTCTGGCAATTATCCCATTATTATTTTTACAGGATGCCGAATTTGGTGGGGCTGATGGTGAAGCCGAAGCAGCCATTACTGAAATCGCAACGAATTACGAGCCATGGTTTAGCGCTATTTGGGAGCCTCCAAGTGGGGAAATTGAAAGTCTATTATTCGTTTTACAAGGCGTGATTGGTGCACTCATTATCGGCTATTTCATTGGCTATATGCGCGGAAAGCATGCGAAGGATCATGCTGAACATTGA
- a CDS encoding ABC transporter permease — translation MLLSLISRNNKVFLRNKMLVFFSLLSVLIAVGLYAIFLQKLQVDSINQFIPVNNDIELLVSEWMVAGILTTTAMTSTLGVFGIYIHDLESKRTADFLVTSASRFNIQLSYVFSSLIIGFAMTFVAFICCELFIVAIGGDILSFVALIKVLSLLVLAVLLSAMLNLLIVLFINSETAFSTVNTIIGTMIGFLCAIYVPMGVLPSAVQTVIHFFPVSHIAVLLRQVFMEQSLHSVFADAVAYEESYKVNFGVVYEIGDSIISTTSSVLFIVGTIFVVGALSAIVYKRKNK, via the coding sequence ATGCTGCTAAGTTTAATTAGCCGTAATAATAAAGTATTTTTGCGCAATAAAATGCTCGTGTTTTTCTCACTGCTCTCTGTGCTGATTGCAGTTGGTTTATATGCGATTTTCCTTCAAAAATTGCAGGTCGATTCAATCAATCAATTCATACCGGTTAATAACGATATTGAACTGTTAGTCAGTGAATGGATGGTTGCAGGCATATTAACCACAACTGCAATGACTTCCACGCTCGGTGTTTTTGGGATTTATATTCATGATTTAGAATCAAAGCGAACGGCGGATTTTTTAGTTACATCCGCTTCAAGATTTAATATCCAATTAAGCTATGTATTTAGCTCGCTTATTATTGGCTTTGCGATGACGTTTGTTGCTTTTATTTGTTGTGAATTATTTATCGTGGCAATTGGCGGGGACATATTATCGTTTGTAGCCCTTATAAAGGTGCTGTCTTTATTAGTGTTAGCGGTGCTCTTAAGTGCGATGCTGAATCTATTAATTGTCCTATTTATTAACTCTGAAACGGCCTTTTCTACAGTGAATACGATTATCGGCACAATGATTGGCTTTTTATGTGCGATTTATGTTCCGATGGGCGTTTTACCAAGTGCGGTGCAAACGGTCATTCATTTTTTCCCAGTTAGTCATATCGCCGTTCTTTTACGACAAGTGTTTATGGAGCAATCTCTACATTCTGTGTTTGCGGATGCTGTAGCTTATGAGGAATCCTACAAAGTTAATTTTGGTGTGGTATATGAAATTGGAGATTCGATCATTTCAACAACGTCAAGTGTTTTATTCATTGTAGGAACTATTTTCGTTGTTGGTGCACTTTCTGCCATTGTTTACAAACGAAAAAATAAATAA
- the cbiQ gene encoding cobalt ECF transporter T component CbiQ: protein MLNIDYLASHNALHKVVASQKMALSFIGLFIVTLFRNNILSVWTLLFMSSVIIFYAKIPWKSYVSLLIAPIGFVLAGGIAIVISITLSQSVPAHTLWHSSLFGIQFFILPSDLLRAITLFFTAISATSCLYFLILTTPMYEISPVLARLKVPTIIIELMELMYRFIFLFLQTITQLYTAQHARLGYRTYRSSFQSLSLLISALFRSIFVRYQALSYAMAARNIEQFIIPQAFSPTKYWDFKLTLIAVVYLIIGFLFIL, encoded by the coding sequence ATGCTGAACATTGATTATTTAGCCAGTCATAATGCGCTTCACAAGGTGGTAGCTAGTCAAAAAATGGCGTTAAGCTTTATCGGGCTATTCATCGTAACATTATTTCGAAATAACATTCTGTCGGTTTGGACACTACTCTTTATGAGTAGTGTCATTATCTTTTATGCCAAAATCCCCTGGAAATCCTATGTAAGCTTACTCATTGCACCGATTGGCTTCGTGTTAGCGGGGGGTATAGCCATTGTCATATCGATCACCTTGTCACAGTCTGTTCCGGCGCATACATTATGGCATAGCTCGCTTTTTGGCATACAGTTCTTTATATTGCCGAGTGATTTATTGCGAGCCATCACGCTATTTTTTACCGCAATTAGTGCGACAAGTTGCTTGTACTTTTTAATTTTAACAACACCGATGTATGAAATTAGTCCCGTACTTGCCAGATTAAAAGTGCCAACCATTATCATTGAATTAATGGAGCTGATGTATCGGTTTATCTTTTTATTTTTACAAACCATTACACAGCTATATACCGCGCAGCACGCTCGTTTAGGCTATCGCACTTATCGAAGTAGCTTTCAATCATTGAGCTTGCTTATTAGCGCGCTCTTTCGCTCAATTTTCGTCCGCTATCAGGCTCTTTCTTATGCGATGGCTGCTCGAAATATTGAACAATTTATTATCCCGCAAGCCTTTTCACCTACAAAATACTGGGATTTCAAGCTGACACTAATTGCAGTCGTCTATTTGATTATTGGGTTTTTATTCATCTTGTAA
- a CDS encoding energy-coupling factor ABC transporter ATP-binding protein: MIESYFTFEQVSFHYEDGTQALLDVTLTIPKGKKVAILGENGSGKSTFFKLLIGLEKPTSGEITFLNKPLHYSKKQLIELREQVGFVFQEADNQLFASTVKHDILYGPLNLKWSHEKIERQVETAIELTELEDLTERPIHFLSGGQKKRVTIAGVYAMDPKIYILDEPTSSLDYYFSNQLTAYLDELDREDRTFLYSTHQVNLIYEWADHFIVFHKGQLLYSGQRDALFGNDALLEKAHIEKPWIVKCYESMLQEGMIQPQSQLPGSMEELIQLMKSHYDTNFSYGGRL, translated from the coding sequence ATGATAGAAAGCTATTTTACATTTGAGCAAGTATCGTTTCACTATGAGGATGGCACACAGGCTTTACTTGATGTGACCTTAACCATTCCAAAAGGCAAAAAGGTCGCCATCTTAGGTGAAAATGGTTCCGGAAAATCAACATTTTTCAAACTTCTTATTGGGCTAGAAAAACCAACGAGTGGGGAAATCACATTTTTAAACAAGCCATTACATTATTCTAAAAAACAATTAATCGAGTTGCGCGAGCAGGTTGGCTTTGTCTTTCAAGAAGCAGATAATCAGCTATTTGCCTCTACCGTCAAACACGATATATTATACGGTCCACTTAACTTGAAATGGTCTCACGAAAAAATTGAACGTCAGGTTGAAACGGCGATTGAATTAACAGAGCTAGAGGACTTAACAGAGCGCCCTATCCATTTTTTAAGTGGTGGGCAAAAAAAACGTGTGACGATTGCTGGCGTCTATGCAATGGATCCGAAAATTTATATTTTAGATGAACCAACAAGCAGCTTAGATTATTATTTTTCCAATCAGCTCACAGCGTATTTAGATGAACTTGATCGTGAGGATAGAACCTTTTTATATTCCACCCATCAGGTCAATTTAATTTATGAATGGGCTGATCATTTTATCGTCTTTCATAAAGGGCAATTGCTATATTCAGGGCAAAGGGATGCGCTTTTTGGAAATGACGCGTTATTAGAAAAAGCCCATATCGAAAAACCATGGATTGTGAAATGCTATGAATCGATGCTACAAGAAGGTATGATTCAGCCACAATCGCAACTTCCCGGCTCGATGGAAGAATTAATACAGCTGATGAAATCTCATTATGATACGAATTTTTCTTATGGAGGTAGACTATGA
- a CDS encoding class I SAM-dependent methyltransferase, translating into MKESPLTIDFEQQWKAGMHDWHGKMPERMINDDLEEAFWAQSMQKKTYKQTDAHTKQIYDKMKRHIPEKASCIEIGPGWGNYTFSLQEDVEKLTLVDGSKSVLHYLQQYFVEEERVQFVHAKWEEAVLEPHDVVIGVNCYYRMYEMNETLLKMNALAKKRAIIGLTTGPIQPHYEVLHKTFGYEIKYPRRDYIQIVNMLYQLGIYADCEMLKLERIYRYENEDALYAAQSKKILNEHFDIEHVKAALAPFIKKQNGMIEYRHIFYAAIISWEPLEIHE; encoded by the coding sequence ATGAAGGAATCCCCACTAACAATCGATTTTGAACAGCAATGGAAAGCAGGTATGCATGATTGGCATGGCAAGATGCCAGAACGAATGATCAATGACGATTTAGAAGAAGCATTTTGGGCGCAATCGATGCAAAAGAAAACGTATAAGCAAACCGACGCCCATACCAAACAAATTTATGACAAAATGAAGCGCCATATCCCAGAAAAGGCTAGCTGCATCGAGATTGGACCAGGTTGGGGTAACTATACATTTTCCTTACAAGAGGATGTTGAGAAATTAACATTAGTAGATGGCTCAAAAAGCGTGCTCCATTATTTACAACAGTATTTCGTTGAAGAAGAAAGGGTACAGTTTGTCCATGCAAAATGGGAAGAAGCCGTGCTGGAGCCACATGATGTAGTCATTGGTGTGAATTGCTATTATCGCATGTATGAAATGAATGAAACGCTTTTAAAAATGAATGCCCTCGCGAAAAAGCGTGCGATTATTGGACTAACAACAGGACCGATTCAGCCACATTACGAGGTACTACACAAAACATTTGGCTATGAAATCAAATACCCTCGTCGTGATTATATTCAAATCGTCAATATGCTCTACCAGCTTGGGATTTATGCTGATTGTGAAATGCTAAAGCTGGAGCGAATATATCGCTACGAAAATGAGGACGCGTTATACGCTGCGCAGAGTAAAAAAATACTGAATGAGCATTTTGATATCGAGCATGTAAAGGCTGCCTTAGCACCATTTATAAAAAAACAGAACGGTATGATCGAGTACCGTCACATATTTTATGCGGCGATTATTAGCTGGGAGCCGCTAGAAATTCATGAGTAA